The Cinclus cinclus chromosome 18, bCinCin1.1, whole genome shotgun sequence genome has a segment encoding these proteins:
- the PARD6B gene encoding partitioning defective 6 homolog beta → MNRAQRGAAGSRGLGTMEVKSKFGAEFRRFSLERSKPGKFEEFYGLLQHVHKIPNVDVLVGYTDIHGDLLPINNDDNYHKAVSTANPLLRIFIQRKEDADYSAFGTDTMSRKKNVLSNVLRPDNHKKKPHIVISMPQDFRPVSSIIDVDILPETHRRVRLYKYGTDKPLGFYIRDGSSVRVTPHGLEKVPGIFISRLVPGGLAQSTGLLAVNDEVLEVNGIEVSGKSLDQVTDMMIANSRNLIITVRPANQRNNVVRNSRTSGSSGQSTESSLPSSTPNILGNLLQGEEESDEEDIIIEDSGEPQQIPKAAPTSESIESLSQIELLHGSTQNGFLPSSEMNLNHSAGSISVEHEVPEPGRKSLEEDGTIITL, encoded by the exons ATGAACCGGGCTCAGCGCGGGGCCGCGGGCAGCCGCGGCCTGGGCACCATGGAGGTGAAGAGCAAG TTTGGGGCAGAATTTCGACGATTTTCTCTGGAGAGATCCAAACCTGGCAAGTTTGAGGAGTTCTATGGATTATTGCAGCACGTGCACAAGATCCCAAACGTTGATGTTCTGGTGGGATACACAGACATTCATGGAGACCTGCTGCCTATCAATAACGATGACAATTATCACAAAGCAGTTTCTACAGCTAATCCTCTACTCAGGATTTTCATTCAGAGAAAAG AAGATGCAGACTACAGTGCCTTTGGGACAGACACcatgagcaggaagaagaacgTCTTATCCAACGTGCTACGTCCAGATAACCACAAGAAGAAGCCCCACATTGTGATCAGCATGCCCCAGGACTTCAGGCCCGTGTCGTCCATCATAGACGTGGATATTCTGCCCGAGACGCACCGCAGGGTGCGGCTCTACAAGTACGGCACCGACAAACCCCTGGGCTTCTACATCCGCGACGGCTCCAGCGTCAGGGTCACCCCGCACGGCCTGGAGAAGGTGCCGGGCATTTTCATCTCCAGGCTGGTCCCCGGGGGGCTGGCTCAGAGCACGGGCCTGCTGGCCGTCAACGACGAGGTGCTGGAGGTGAACGGGATAGAGGTGTCAGGGAAAAGCCTGGATCAGGTTACGGACATGATGATCGCAAACAGCCGCAACCTGATCATCACGGTCAGACCCGCCAACCAGAGGAACAACGTGGTGAGGAACAGTCGGACTTCGGGCAGCTCCGGCCAGTCCACCGAGTCCAGCCttcccagcagcacccccaaCATTCTGGGCAATCTGCtgcaaggagaggaggagagcgATGAGGAGGACATTATTATTGAAGACAGTGGTGAGCCACAGCAGATCCCAAAAGCTGCACCCACCAGCGAAAGCATAGAATCCTTATCTCAAATTGAACTCCTCCACGGGTCCACACAAaatggattccttccttccagtgAGATGAACTTGAATCACTCAGCAGGCAGCATTAGCGTGGAGCATGAAGTACCGGAGCCGGGGCGCAAGTCCTTAGAAGAAGATGGAACCATAATAACACTATGA